AAAGTCGGCTCGACCTGCCAGTTGGAAAGTCTCAGGAACTGCAAAAGGTAAGGCATTGAGCGCATAGTCCCGCGCTTGCACGTTCAAGTTTAGGCTGGTAACTTCTGGGGCATTTTCGCCTTCTGTGCGGACAGCAATGATGCCACTAGCGCTGACGTTAGGAGCGGTTGCTTCTTGTACCAGTAGGTTTTCTCCAGTCCAGCGTACGGTGGCAATCAGCGGTTGTTGCACGATCGCCAACCCTTCAGAGAGGCGGACCCGACCTGCTGCTTGAACCGCACTCAGATCAAAGGCTTCTGTGGTACCTGCCAACTGCAAAGCCCCACTCAACTGCCCACGCAAGTCAGGCGAAAGACGCGGGAGCTGAATTTGTGACACATCTGCCAATGCCTGCCAACGGCCTTGATTCAAACTAATGTTACTGAGCGCAACGGTGCCCCCAACCACATTGAGAAAAGCTTTGCCCGCTGCTTGAATTGCATTTGCTTGAGTATTCTCGGTCGTTCCTGAGAGAGCAATTTCGCCACTCAGTTGGCCGCGAAACTGGGGAGGAACTTGCTCAAACCGACTCAGTTGAATGTCCTGGGCTTTGACCAGAGCTTGCCAGCGGCCTTCTGCAAACTGGGCGTTGGCGCTGACGATGCCACCTGCGGCGTTGGGGGCTTGGGCCTGTACCGCCGTTTGCAGATTGCCACCTAAAGGGCCATAAATCTGAGCTTTGCCGCTGACCAAGCCAATGCTGGTAGGTAGTTCAGTGCCATAAGTTTGGGCGATCGCATCTCCGGGCAAGTTTTGACCTGCAAAATCTAAAACTAGGCCACCTTCTGCCCCAAACTTAATACCACCGCTTCCCGTGACTGTCCCGCCAACTTCTGGCGTGGCCCTAATTTGGTCAAAGATAACCTTGGACTCTGCTGTGACCAAAGCAAAGTTGCTACTGATGCGGCTGAAATCAACTTTGTCGATGCGAGCAGTTTTGGTGGTGACGACCGTTCCTGCCAGGACAGGCTTCTCAATCGGGCCACTCAACCGGAAAGCTCCCCGCACTTCTCCCGCTGTGGCAAAGGGTAACTCCTCCACTTTGAGGGTGTCGAGCAAATTAGCCACGCTCACTGGGTTGAGACGTCCGCGCAAATCGTAGTTAGACTGCGTGTTGAGAGTTCCCACCACCTGGATCGGCAGTTTGCCATAGAACGTGCTGACGTTTTCTAGAGCAATTTGCTGTCCCTGAAAGCGCACAAAGCCTTTAGCTTGCCGGAACGGTTGGGGAACTTGCCTCACCTGAGCCGTAACGGTTTTCAGTTCCGCACGACCCTCTAGTTTCACAGGCTCATCTGGGTTAGCCAGCACAGCGATCGTGCCATCCACGCGACCAGCTTGAAAATCCAGGGGTAGGTCAAGAATGCGGCTGATATCGGATGCCAGGAGATCTTGCGCCCGAATTTGTAGCTTGGTCTGCTGAGCTCGCAACTGAGATTCGCCCTTCAGCCTCAGTTTGCCTCCGCGCAATGGTTGGCCGCTGGCTTCAAAAGCAACGCGCTGGTTTTGGTCAAAAAAGTTAGCTGCACCATTCACTTGCTGAAAGGCGATCGCCACTTTGTCCCGCTGAGCAACTGGATAGGGAATCAGGACGATGCCCGCATCCCGAAACCGAATCACATCTAGATCCGTTTTGATCAGTCCCGCTTCTTCTTGAGCTTTAACGCGCGTAGAAATCCACTCGCCACTTTTTGCTTGCTCTACATAAATCGTGGGTTTGACTAAAGTAATACTGGGCTTTAGGGTTCGGGTAAGCAATAGCTGTAAAAGATTGAATTCAACCTCTACCGCTGCAACACCGAGGCGATCGGGATCAGTGGGTGTGGCAGGAACCGCAGAAGCACCAAAGCGAATGCTATTAAGATCAAAGCGATCGACTTCTCCTAGCTCTACAGGGCGGCTCAGAGTTTGACTGAGGTTTTTTTCAATTAAAGGCGCGAGGTCATTGTGAACAAAATTCCAAGCCCACCAAGCACCACCCGCGATGCCAGCAAGCAAAAGAACTCCTACGGTAGCACTGGAACGACTTAATAACAGTAGCCACAGGCGTCGGTTAGGCGGAGTAGGTTCGTTACCCGAAGGGGGAGTTTGGGTCATCTCATCTGCAACGTCAGCAAGCTGGGGAATGCCAATAAGAATCTATCCCACGATGCTCAAATTCCCAAGCAGAAACCAAAGTTGAGTTACAAAAACCAATACATTCCTTTAGGAGTAATTTCGGCAAGTCAGCAGGATACAGTGGCATTCCCCAAGCCAGCATGACTCAGATTTGTCGGTGCAAGTTTCACAAGTGGGTAATTCTTTCATTGCAGTCTGCAAGCTGATTGGGTGCCTTTCTAGCTCATCAGGCCAACTCATCAGGCCAATAGTCAAGATCCCGGTGAGATAGCCCCCGCTGGATTGGCAGGCGCTATCTCAACATGCACAGACTCAACATGCACAGAGCGCGATCGCCTCTAAGATAGGAAAGAACTGTGGTCACAAAATGCTTAAAGCCCATGCGTGTGTTCGTTCTACTTTTTAATGCCCGGACGGAAAACGAAGGAATTCACACGATTCAAATCCAAGACCCGGAGCGGGGTGAACGGAATGTGGTTCTGATGTTTGAATCGGAAGATGATGCCACTCGATTTGGCTTGTTATTGGAAGCCCAAGACTTTCCAACTCCAATGGTGGAGGCATTTGAACTAGAAGAGATTGAAGAATTTTGCCGAGGGGCTGATTACGACTGTAATTTAGTGCCAGAAGACACCTTGGCAATGCCACCAGAATCTAATGTGGATCAAACCGATTGGCAAGAAGAAGGGGCAGAACCCCCGGTTCTAGAAGCTCCAGATTCGGAGATTGAGCGCATTCGTCGTCGTTTGGAAGGACTTCTGTAAGTAATCATGTCTCAAGACTCCCACCCCGCCAGTGCTGTTAACGGTGAACAGCTCCCCCATCATTTCCCCGATGAACGCGGCTACTTGTTAACGGAGCAAGTGAACCCCAATAGCCAAAATCTGGATCAACTCAGTGCTCTAGAGTTGGTGGAGTTGTTTAACCGCGAAGATGCCCAAACGATTGCGGCGATCGCGGCAGCTCGGCAAGAACTAGCCCTAGCGATCGAGCGGACGGCTGTGGCACTGCGGCAAGGGGGGCGGCTGTTTTACATCGGTGCAGGTACCAGTGGCCGTCTAGGAGTCTTGGATGCGGCTGAATGTCCTCCCACTTTTTGCACACCACCCGAGTTGGTGCAAGGCATCATTGCGGGTGGAGCGGGGGCTTTGGTGCGGAGTTCGGAAGATTTAGAAGACCGGGCTGAAGATGGAGCAGAGGCGATCGCCCATCGTCATATCACCGAACTAGATGTGGTAGTAGGAATTACAGCGGGGGGCACGACACCCTACGTTCACGGAGCTTTACAAGCGGCTCGGCAACGGGGAGCGACGACGATTTTTATGGCTTGTGTGCCAGCGGAGCAAGTCCCCGTCAAAGCAGACATTGACATTCGCTTGATCGTGGGGCCAGAAGTATTAGCAGGCTCGACTCGCCTCAAGTCTGGTACGGTTACCAAGCTAGCGCTCAATATTTTGTCTACTGGGGTGATGGTGCAACTGGGCAAGGTCTACGGCAATCGTATGATCGATGTTTCTGTCACTAACAAAAAGCTGCACGATCGCGCTTTGCGAACTCTCCAAGACCTAACCGATCTCAACCGGGAAGAAGCAGGCTGGTTGCTAGAGCGCAGCGGTCGCTCGGTGAAGTTGGCGTTGTTGATGTATTGGACGGGTTTATCGCGAGAAGAAGGCGATCGCCTTTTAGCCGAACACCAAGGCAACTTGCGGCAAGCGGTGTTGGGTTATCAGCAATCTCTCAACTCGTAATTCGGGGTACAGGCTCAGCTACAGTAGTATTTATACGTACCTGCTCCCTTTTTGAAAAAATTTTAGCTAAACCGAGAATAGCTCTCGATTCCTTTCAGCAGGAGCAGCGTGTAAGCTACTGCCTGACTTTGTCGGGTTCTGTCTCAGGAGCAAACGATAACTATGACTACTGCTGCGTCAGAAGCCTCTGCCATCATTTTAATGGTCCTAGCCACTCTAGGAATTTTGGGTTGGGGATTTTACCGAGCGAAACCTTTTGGCAAGCTGGGGATTCTGGCTTGGCTCCAGTCTGTGGTGCTGATGTCACCTTGTCTGCTGTTCTTTGGACTATTTGCCGCTGGCATTTACCTCAATTTAGTCGGCATTTTGTTTTTGATTGTGGCCTCGACTGGGCTGTATGTGCTCTTAGGAAAGCAATTGCGGGCGGCGGGCCAAGACACCGTCCTGCGAGAACGAGCCGCTGCCATGCTAAAGGCGCGTCAGGAAGCCAATGTTGGGCCTACTAGTCACGGTCATGAACCTGGGCAACCCGGAGCCGAATCTACGCTGACTCCACTAGAGACAGAAGCGTTGCCGATTCCAGCCGAAGATCTCAAGGCAATTCAAGGCATCTTCGGGATTGATACCTTCTTCGCAACTGAAACGATTCCTTATCAAGAGGGAGCCATTTTTAAGGGAAACCTGCGCGGGGATGTGGATGGCGTGTATACGCGCCTAGCTGAGAGTTTGCAGGAGTGTTTGGGCGATCGCTATCGCTTATTTTTGGTAGAAAACCAAGAGGGCAAGCCAGTCGTAATCGTGCTGCCGAGTCGCAACGATCCCAAGCCCACCACGTTACCGCAGAAACTCTTGGCTGTGGCGCTGGCGATCGCAACGGTTGCCACTTGTCTAGAAACAGGCGGCATTCTCCTAGGGTTCGATTTCTTTAGCGCTCCGGAACGCTTCCGGGAAGTTTTACCGATCGGGGGCGGAATTCTGGCAGTATTGGCAGCTCACGAAATTGGTCACAGGGTTCTAGCGAAGCGTCACCAAGTTCGGCTCAGTCCCCCGTTCTTCTTTCCAACTGCACAATTAGGCTCTTTCGGGGCTTTAACCCGATTTGAATCGATTTTGCCGAACCGTACCGCCCTCTTTGATATCGCATTTGCGGGGCCAGCCGCAGGAGGTTTGCTCTCTTTGTTGATGCTAGTCACGGGGCTGGTGTTGTCTCATCCGGGTAGTTTGTTTCAGGTGCCCGCAGACTTCTTCAAGGGTTCTATTTTGGTCGGCACGTTGGCCAAAGTCATCTTGGGATCTGCGTTGCAAAACTCGCTAGTAGATGTCCATCCCTTAACCGTGATTGGCTGGCTGGGCTTAGTGGTAAGCGCCCTAAACTTGATGCCCGCTGGACAATTGGATGGGGGTCGCGTCGTGCAAGCCATTTATGGTCGTAAAACTGCGGGTCGAGCCACGATCGCTACCTTGGTTCTTTTGGCGATCGCTGCTTTTGCCAATGCACTCGCTTTGTATTGGGCGATCATCATTTTGTTTCTCCAGCGAGATTTAGAACGACCCAGCCTGAATGAACTATCTGAGCCCGACGATGCCCGTGCAGGTCTAGGGTTGCTGGCCTTGTTTTTGATGATTGCTACGCTCTTACCCCTCACGCCTAGCTTGGCAGGTCGCTTGGGAATTGGTGGCTAAACTCATCAAAAAGCCTGTTATTCTAGCTGACATAATCCATAATTTGAATAGGGTGCTCCTGAGTTATTTCCTGCATCTGCATCCCTAAGGTATGACACCGAATCGCTATGGCCGCACCACATCCGATTTTAGTAATTTTAGACTTCAATGCTCTGGAAGTCGGAAAAACTAGAGAGTGGCAGGAATTCTCGCGGGTAGGCGAGTGTTTTATTCCACAAGTGGTTTTTGACGAAATCCGTTATCTCCATGACCGAGCACCAGAGGCAAGCTTGGAGCAAACGGCTAGAGAGTTTATCCGCTTCTTTCCAGATAGTGGTTGGAATATGACCGCTATCAGTGCTACCCATGCTTCTCTCAAACCTGCTAGTGGTGAGTCTTTTAGCAAAAAGGCTAGGCTGTCTCTAGCGGTAGCCCAAGCAGCTTATGGTTTGTCTCGCAACCATCCTGGTTCCTTGGTCGTTTTAGTAACCACTGACCAGTCTTTGTTGCAACGGGTGCAGGGAGTAGAAGCTCCTAATCTTTGTGGCATTACAGCGGCAGCTCTGCGACAATGGTGCCGAACCGAACGACAACCTTTGGCAGTGACTCAGCAGTTGCGCCAAATGGCGACGACCCCGGTGGTAGGTGCAGGCAAAGTGGGTGCAGGCAACGTCAGCACTTCCTTGAACAAGTCTGCGACTGCTACGACTCCCAAATCGCGATCGCATAACGTAGTCAGAATGAGCCCAAACCCATCTCAACGTCAACCTACTTTCTCGAATGCACCCGGCGCGATCGCCCAGTTGTTCTCTACCCTGTTAATGCTAGGAGCACTGGTTCTAGCCGGATCAACCGCTTGGTATCTCCTCCAACCCGCAGGCTTTAATCAGTTTTTGCAGAAAGCAGGGTTGCCCACTCTGCCTAATCAGATCACTCCTCCTAAGAAATAGAAAACCCCAACGGAACTCATCTCGGAAGTTATTGCTGGGCGATCGCTGTCTGAAATTTTGTCAGGCTAGCGTAGATTGTTGTAGCAGTGTTCTAAAATTGCCGAGTCAGTCATGCTCGATGCTGCATCATCAGCTTGAGTTTAGTGAGTTCTTGTGAGGTTTTCTATGCGACCCCCAACCCAATATCTTTTTGCCACCATTGCTGCCTCATCAATATCACCCCGTTTCGTGGTTGTGTTGTTGACAGGGATTTTGTCGTGTGGTTCTAGTTTGGGTTGGCTGAATGTTGCGATCGCCGCTAATGCTTCTCCTGAGTCTTCCGGACAGCCGACGTTCAGTCAGCCAGATCCAACGGTTATACTAGCCCAGCGAGGTCGAGGTCGAGGACGAGGTCGAGGCGGAGATAATGAACTTTTACCTAGCACCCCATTTCCGCCTTCTGTAGCTAACTTAATTCGTCAAGACTTAGCTCGCCGTGTAAATGTCTCGCCTGGTCAGTTGCGAGTGACTTTAGCCGAGCCCAAAGTCTGGAAAGATAGCTGCTTAGAATTAGCTGCTGCTAATGAAATTTGCCCCCCAGCTCAAGTTCCCGGTTGGCAAGTTGTTGTTTCAGATGGTCGGCAAACTTGGGTTTACCATAGCGATCTGAATGGACAAATCTTGCGTTTAGACACTGGTGCCTCCAAGGTTGATTTACCCCAAGCGATCGCGGCTAGCGTGACTCAAGCAGTGGCTCAGCAATTAGGAATTGCAGCGACTCAAGTCCAGATTGCTAATTTTGCCAAGCAAACCTGGAGTAATGGTTGCTTAGGTTTGGCGACCACTGGTGAGTTTTGCACTCAAGCCGAAACTCCAGGCTGGCAAGTTACGGTTGCAGGGCGATCGCAGCAGTTGGTTTATCGCACAAATGAATCTGGTTCAGTGATCAAGTTGGATACAGCAGCCAGTGGTCTTTATCCAGCAGGCTTGCCCCAAAGTGTTTCTAGAGCAGTCTTGCAGGCTGCGGCTCAGCAATTGCGAGTACCTACTACCCAGGTACAAGTTGTGCAGTCAGAAAAAACGACCTGGCCTGATGCTTGCTTAGGCTTAGCTGAGCCTGGAGTGTTTTGTGCTGCTGTTATAGTTCCTGGCTGGATCGTCACCCTAGAGAGTGGGGGACAGCGCTTAGCCTATCGCACCAATGACTCTGGTTCTCTGGTGAAGTTCGATCGCCAAGCTAGTAATGTTAGTCGCCCGACAGGACTACAACCGAACCTGATTGGTGGCAGTGAATTCATTCCACCCCTGACCACAGGAGTGGTTTTCCGAGTAGTCACTAGCGGCGGTATTGCAGGACAAACTTCGGCGATCGCTTTGCAGGCAAATGGTCAGCTGATCCAAGGTCAACTACAACCCAATGGGACTGTCACTCCGGTGAAAGTGGTGCAAGTATCTCCGGCTGAGGTGCAACGCTTTCGGCGATTACTCGAACAGCAAAACTTTGCTCAATTCAATCGACACAGCTACCCCGCTCCTCAGGGAGCCGCTGACTATTTCACCGTGACGTTGTCTGGGCCTACGGTAACGGCTCGTTATGCAGACATAGTGCAAAATCAATTGCCAGCAGAGTTACAAAACGTGGTGCAAGCTTGGAGCCGCATTGCTGCCGATTTGTAGCAACTCCATGATTTTGGGGGTAATGCCTGTAATGTCCTGCACAGGCTGAAACGCGATCGCTTGAGGGCCAATCACAATCAGCGGCACCGGATTTGCGGTGTGATGCGGATGGGATAAGTCCTCAATATTGCCGTGGTCACTGCTAATCACCAGGTTGACATGAGGTTGTAGATGCGCCACGACACTCTCAACAAACGCATCTACTAACCGCAAAACTTGGGTGATTTGGGCTTTGTCCTGACTATGGCCTGCGTAATCAGGGAGATAACACTCAAACAACGTTAAATGGTGCTGGCTCCCAATTGTAGCCAATCTTTCTCCTGCTGTCGTAGGTGTTAGGGGAGGAACATTACCGCCCCGCTGGTTCACATACTCGCCCGTAATATCCCAAGAAATTGCCATTTGGCGATCGCTTCCTCCCCCCATGCGAAAAGGCACCCCAGCCGTCAGAGCCAGAAGCGTGCCCACCGAATAACGTCGCCGTCGTTTGGCGATCGCCTCAAAATAAGCAGGGGAATACAGATTGGCATGGGTCACAGAGCCACCCCAATTCAGCACCTGCTTGAACATGCCGTGGGATTCAATCAAAGTTCGTAAAGAGCCATTGGCAAAGGCGCTGAGGTGGCGTCCCATAAAAGCGGGCGCATTGCAACCTGTAAACAGTGACGTTTGCCCCGTCGCACTCTGAGGCAGTCCTGGCACTCCAAGAATGGCATCGATGGGTTGAAACAACAGCCTCGTTTGCTGAATATTGCGATCGCTCAGCAGTGGCCCATCTAGAAGCTGCGTTAGAAATGGCATGGCCGCGATCGCCGCCAAGGGATTAGTTGCTTGTGCTTCTCCCAACCCCACTCCATCTAAAAATAGAAAAATAAATCGCGCTGCTGAGTCATCCATGCCGCTTAACTAGATGCACTGGTGTAAAAGCGCAGAGCAAACTGCCAAAACAGGCGAGAGGCCAAGAACAGAGCTACAGCTAACAGACCTGCTCCGAGCAACCATACCAGTTCGACTCGACCCAACAAAGCTTCTGAAGGAATAGTGGTTAAAAAGGCCACTGGCACAATGAAAGTGAAGAAAAACCGATAGGCGACCGGATAAGCCACCATGGGATACCGACCCGCTTCTAACAAGCCGCGTAAAACCTCGGTGACGTTATAGATTTTGACAAACCAGATACTAGTGGCTCCCAACATAAACCATAAGCTGTAGAGGCTGATAAACCCGAACAGTAACGGCACGGCACCCAGTAAATAAGCCGAGGGGCCAATTCCTAGTTGTTGCCCCGCATACCCAATTACTAAGCAGCCAAAAAGCACATCTGGCAAGCCCCAGGGAGAAACAGTACGAGTTGAGAGCCAAAATTGACTATTAATCGGCTTCAACAGCACAAAATCCAGCGTGCCTTGCTGCACATGCTGCACGATGTGATTTAAGTTCGGGCCGAGAAAGGTACTAGAAAAGCCCTGGAACACAGTGAACACTCCCAACACCACCAAGGCTTCCCACCAAGACCAGCCTTCAAAGGTGTAACCTGTCCGATAAAACAAAAACAGCCCAAACAAACTGCCCGCTAAGTTCCCCAAACTCGTAAAAGCTGACAGCACAAAGTTGAGCCGATACTCCATCTCCGCCGCGATCGCCGTCCCCCAAAACAACCGCAACACCCGCCCATAACGTTGTATCCCTTTCTCCGTTCTCCTCTCTTCTTTTTTCATCCTTCCTCCCTCATCCTTCCTTCTTCTGACTCCTCACCCCTCACTCCTCCCTCCTCACCCTTTTCATCCTTCCTCACGCTCCCATCCCCGAATACTGCTTCAGCCCTTGTCTCCAGAGCCAACGATTTAGCCCCAAAAACAGCAAGCTCCAACCTGCCATGACCAGACATCCTTGGCCGAAATTAACAGGTAAACCTATGAGCAAGCTAGCGGGAAAATGGATCATGTAAGGAAACGGAGTCCACAAGACAAAGTTGCGAACTGCGGGTGGAAACATCTCTAGTGGTGCCACTAAACCAGATAAGAAAAGATAAAGCAAAAACCAGAACTGCTCGATCGCACTGGCCCGCTCGATCCAAAAGGCGCAGAGGGCAAAGGTATGTTGGATCAAAAAACGCAGGGCAAAGGCGATCGCAGTTGCTAACAAAAACAACAAAATATTGCTCAGAGGCGGAATCCAGGCTGCTTGTGGATATAGCAGGAAAAACAGAATAATTAGCCCTAACACAAAGGGCAGACGTGCCAATCGTTCTGCCACATGAGAAGTGACGTGATGCCAAACCGGATCAAGCGGCTGCAAGAGTTTCGGTGATAGCTTGCCTTCCACCACCTCTTTCTCAAATTCCCAAATTACCCAAACGACCGTAATCTGTCGCACGATAAAGACGGCCAAAAAATAGCGCACAAAATCGATAGGAGACAAACTCAACTGTCCGCCTTGGGCAGCTTGAATCCAAACTCCCATCAAAATCAGAGGCAAGGAACCCGACAAAGCCCACAACAGCAACTCCGCTCGGTACTCCAACATATAGGCGTAGTAAACCGAGAGCAAAGCTTGAGCAATTTTCCAGGCTCTCCTCATACAGCTGCTCCTGAGCGGAACAACTGACCGATCACTTCTTCGATTGGGGGGTCTGTAACTGCTAGGTCTACCACCTCTAGTTCCGCCAGAATCCGAGCCACTGTACGGGTTAAAGATTCCTGGGGCACCATAAAGCGAACCATGCGGCCATCTACTGCCTCAATGTCCCCGTAGCTCAACAACTCCGCTTTAGATTTGGGCTGAGCCAATTCCACTTTGACTTCTCGGCAAGGGGCAAAGCGTTCCGACAAGCCCTCCAAGCTACCGTCATAGATCAACTGTCCTTGATGGATCACTAGCACTCGCTTACACAACGCTGTGATGTCTGCCATGTAGTGACTGGTCAGCAGGACAGTGGCTCCATAGCGCTGGTTATATTCCCGCAAAAAGTCCCGCACACTCACTTGAGCATTGACATCCAAGCCCAAAGTGGGTTCGTCTAAAAACAAAACTTGGGGATGGTGAAGCAAAGCTGCCAGAAGTTCCGCTTTCATCCGTTCACCGAGAGATAGCTTCCGTACAGGTTGGGTTAGCTTGGCTTGGAGGGACAGCATCTCAGCCAATTCGCCAATCCGATACTGGAGTTCTTTGCCCGAAATGCCATAGACCGCAGCATTGATCCGTAGAGAATCTAGCGCAGGCAAGTCCCAGATCAGTTGTTGCTTTTGACCCATGACTAGCGTGATGTTTTGCAGAAAGCTGGCATCGCGTCGAAAGGGTACCTGCCCCGCCACCCGCACTTGCCCCGATGAAGGGTGAATCAGCCCAGTCAGCATTTTGAGCGTGGTAGTTTTGCCCGCACCGTTAGCCCCCAAAAAACCAACCACTTCACCTGCTTCTATCTGAAACGAAACTTGTTGCACTGCTTGCACTAAGCGGTAGTTACGCCGCACGAAGTGAAGCAATGTTCCCTTCAACCCTGGCTCTTTGACCGCTACAGGATAGACCTTGCTCAGGTCTTCAGCCACGATGATAGACATACCCGATTTAATACCCGAAGGAGCGCCTTCTCCCATTGTGCCTTGGACGCGAAAGTGCGATCGCCCTACCTCGGCTCTAACTCTTGGCCTAACCTCTGGTCTAACCCGTGGCTTAACCTCTGGCAAGTACCTTCTGATTTTCCTTCTGGCTAGGGAACTCTATAAGAATCCTCATTCGCCATTTCTCAATCTACCTAGCACCATGTTGCAACTCATTCGCCCGACGGCAGTCTCACTAATTTTGGCTTTAGGGTTTGCTGCTCCTAGCTTTGCGAATCCATCGCCAGCCAAGCAATTTGGGTATCCAATAGCAAAACCTAGTAGGGAACCGAGCTTGGCTTGCTACATGAAGACTGATTCGGGGCGATTGATTAACTTAGACGTGTTTTGTGTGACTGGGGGCCAAGAACCAGAACTGGGTACTGGGGATATTCAGGCCACGTTGCGCTGGGAAACGGTGGATGACTTAGACTTGGCCGTTACTGACCCCAGTGGTCAGACGGTGTTTTACAAAAATCCCCGCGTTCGCTCAGGAGGACAGCAGGATGTAGATGCCAATGCTGACTGCATCGAACCTGTAGCCAGACCTGTCGAGAATATTTTTTGGCTCCCAGGTGGGGCTCCAGCGGGTAAGTATACAGTCGAGGCGCGGCTATACCGTCGTTGTGCGCCTTCATGCCCAGTGCCTTTTGATTTGACGGTGCTAGTCCAGGGAGAAACCAAAGAGCTGACTGGATCAGTCGATGATCGCAAGCCAGCGGTGCGATTTCCCTTTGCGGTAACCCGTTAGTAAATACAAACCGAAGAGTCTAACCCGATTTTTGAGTGGTGTGGCAGCAGTGAGTTTGAATAAAGATGGCTGCTGCTACTGGGTCCATTGGCTTCGCGAAAAAGTAACCTTGCCCTGCTTCACACTTGAGGGCTTTTAGTTGCGCTAAGTGTTTCGCGGTTTCTACGCCTTCGGCAATCACATCCATGCCTAAGTTCCAAGCTAGGGTAACAATGGTGCGAATGATGGCTAGTTTCTCGGCATCTGTATCTACACTCATCACAAAAGAGCGATCGATCTTCAAAGTATCAATGGGGAATTGATGGAGGTAAGCCAATGAGGAATAGCCTGTACCAAAATCATCAATAGACAAGCGGACGCCGAGGTCGCGGAGTGGCAAAAAGAGGGCAGCGGTCGCCTCTGGATTTTGCATAAGCACGCTTTCGGTGATTTCTAGTTTCAAGCATTGAGGGCGTAGACCTGTTGCCGTCAAAACTTGGCGGATACGCTCGACGAAATCCGGTTGGGCAATCTGCTTTCCGGAAAGATTGACACTCATCGCCCAGTTTGCAGTCGTGGGAAATTGCGTTTGCCAAGAGCGCATCTGCTGGCAAGCGGTCTCTAGCACCCACCAACCGATAGGCCCGATCAAGTTAGTTTCTTCGGCAACCGGGATAAATTCTGCTGGAGACACCAAGCCTCGCTTAGGATGCTGCCACCGAGCTAAGGCTTCGAAGCCGATCACCTTGCTGCTTCTGAGCGAGACGATCGGTTGGTAATGAACCCGAAATTCTTGTCGCTGAATCGCTCGTCGCAGGTCACTTTCTAGCTGTAAAAGGGTAACGGCATGGGCGTGCATGGCTAAGGTAAAGACTTCGTAGCGAGCCTTGCCTAGGGACTTAGCCCGATACATGGCTGTGTCTGCGTCTCGCAGTAAGTTGTCTGGTCTCTCGTAGTCAATAGTGCTGAGAGCGATGCCGATACTCAGGGTGGTAAAGACCTCATGACCGTTGAGGTTGAATGGCACTTTGATCGCTTCCTGAATCCGTTCAGCTATCTGAATCGCGTCGTCGATTTCTTGAATGCCCTCTAGTAAAATTGCGAACTCATCTCCGCTGAGGTGGGCTAAGGTATCGTCTTGAGCGAGACAAGTTTGCAGCCGCTGGGCTACCTTAATCAGCAGTTCATCACCTGTTCTGTGACCCAGACTGTCATTTACCCCCTTAAAACGGTCTAGGTCGAGAAAAAGAACGGCAAAGAGACGATCGTCTTGCTGCTTAGCTCTGCTGGCTGCTTGGTAAAGGCGATCGCTAAAAAAAGCGCGATTGGGCAAACCCGTTAAGGCATCAAAAAAAGCACTTTGCAGCAGTTGCTTTTCAACCTGAGTGCGTTCCGTAATGTCTTGTACAA
This region of Trichocoleus desertorum NBK24 genomic DNA includes:
- a CDS encoding ABC-2 family transporter protein, with product MRRAWKIAQALLSVYYAYMLEYRAELLLWALSGSLPLILMGVWIQAAQGGQLSLSPIDFVRYFLAVFIVRQITVVWVIWEFEKEVVEGKLSPKLLQPLDPVWHHVTSHVAERLARLPFVLGLIILFFLLYPQAAWIPPLSNILLFLLATAIAFALRFLIQHTFALCAFWIERASAIEQFWFLLYLFLSGLVAPLEMFPPAVRNFVLWTPFPYMIHFPASLLIGLPVNFGQGCLVMAGWSLLFLGLNRWLWRQGLKQYSGMGA
- a CDS encoding ATP-binding cassette domain-containing protein: MSIIVAEDLSKVYPVAVKEPGLKGTLLHFVRRNYRLVQAVQQVSFQIEAGEVVGFLGANGAGKTTTLKMLTGLIHPSSGQVRVAGQVPFRRDASFLQNITLVMGQKQQLIWDLPALDSLRINAAVYGISGKELQYRIGELAEMLSLQAKLTQPVRKLSLGERMKAELLAALLHHPQVLFLDEPTLGLDVNAQVSVRDFLREYNQRYGATVLLTSHYMADITALCKRVLVIHQGQLIYDGSLEGLSERFAPCREVKVELAQPKSKAELLSYGDIEAVDGRMVRFMVPQESLTRTVARILAELEVVDLAVTDPPIEEVIGQLFRSGAAV
- a CDS encoding bifunctional diguanylate cyclase/phosphodiesterase yields the protein MHYFPETLLTSGQRLVTLAAGLTLFAASARWLSARVRAAIAHVPINPSPQPPSIADPWQPFQQAPLAAIAWNVNGEITQWNHSATQVFGYSPQEAIGRSAAALIVPSHIRTYVYRVWHDLINQQGGTRSIHENMTKDGRTIICEWFNAPLLDLQGQVVGAISFVQDITERTQVEKQLLQSAFFDALTGLPNRAFFSDRLYQAASRAKQQDDRLFAVLFLDLDRFKGVNDSLGHRTGDELLIKVAQRLQTCLAQDDTLAHLSGDEFAILLEGIQEIDDAIQIAERIQEAIKVPFNLNGHEVFTTLSIGIALSTIDYERPDNLLRDADTAMYRAKSLGKARYEVFTLAMHAHAVTLLQLESDLRRAIQRQEFRVHYQPIVSLRSSKVIGFEALARWQHPKRGLVSPAEFIPVAEETNLIGPIGWWVLETACQQMRSWQTQFPTTANWAMSVNLSGKQIAQPDFVERIRQVLTATGLRPQCLKLEITESVLMQNPEATAALFLPLRDLGVRLSIDDFGTGYSSLAYLHQFPIDTLKIDRSFVMSVDTDAEKLAIIRTIVTLAWNLGMDVIAEGVETAKHLAQLKALKCEAGQGYFFAKPMDPVAAAIFIQTHCCHTTQKSG